A single region of the Geobacillus subterraneus genome encodes:
- a CDS encoding YslB family protein — MKQPRLEEQYETFGSITLSAFGAELLRHSLLPELLGKDGAALLYWAGKQLARRYPLATMEDIAVFFERAGWGTLSADEERKDELHIELSGPIVSARLSLYDSCTFQLEAGFLAQQIEQQKRFVTEAVELPAKQAGKARILVKWDRKQTID; from the coding sequence ATGAAACAGCCACGGTTAGAGGAACAGTATGAAACGTTTGGATCGATCACGCTTTCCGCATTTGGCGCTGAGCTGCTCCGCCATTCGCTTCTTCCCGAGCTGCTCGGTAAAGATGGCGCCGCCCTTTTATACTGGGCCGGCAAGCAGCTGGCGCGCCGCTATCCGCTCGCTACAATGGAGGACATCGCCGTCTTTTTTGAGCGGGCTGGCTGGGGGACGCTGTCGGCCGACGAGGAGCGGAAAGATGAACTGCACATCGAGCTGTCCGGTCCGATTGTCTCCGCCCGCCTTTCCTTATACGACAGCTGCACCTTTCAGCTCGAAGCCGGGTTTCTCGCCCAACAAATTGAGCAGCAAAAACGATTCGTCACCGAAGCGGTCGAATTGCCGGCAAAACAGGCAGGCAAGGCGCGCATTTTAGTGAAGTGGGACCGGAAACAAACCATTGATTGA
- the uvrC gene encoding excinuclease ABC subunit UvrC, with protein MNDRLKEKLSVLPEQPGCYLMKDKHGTVIYVGKAKSLKARVRSYFTGTHDGKTQRLVEEIADFEYIVTSSNAEALILEMNLIKKHDPKYNVMLKDDKSYPFIKITAETHPRLLITRKVKKDGGKYFGPYPNVQAANETKKLLDRLYPLRKCSTMPSRACLYYHMGQCLAPCVNPVSDEQNKAMVEQIVRFLNGGYEDVKRELAEKMHETAEALEFERAKEYRDQIAAIEMTMEKQKMMFNDFIDRDVFGYAYDKGWMCVQVFFLRQGKLIERDVSIFPLYQDPDEEMLTFLGQFYAKAHHLKPKEVVLPSDIDGELARELLGVAVVQPKKGKKKELVELASQNAAIALKEQFYFIERDEERTIKAIERLGERLGIPAPRRIEAFDNSNIYGADPVSALVVFLDGKPAKKEYRKYKVKTVAGPNDYETMREVVRRRYTRVLKEGLPLPDLIIIDGGKGHLSAVRDVLENELGLDVPLAGLAKDEKHRTSELIAGDPPAVVPLDRQSQEFYLLQRIQDEVHRFAVTFHRQTRQKTMFHSVLDDIPGVGAKRKKALLNYFGSVKKMKEATIEELQQANIPRAVAEKIYEKLHE; from the coding sequence ATGAACGACCGGCTGAAGGAAAAGCTGTCCGTGCTCCCGGAACAGCCGGGCTGCTATTTAATGAAAGATAAACACGGAACGGTCATTTACGTCGGCAAGGCGAAGTCGCTAAAAGCGCGCGTCCGCTCGTATTTTACCGGGACGCATGACGGCAAAACGCAGCGGCTCGTCGAGGAAATCGCCGATTTTGAATATATCGTCACCTCGTCAAACGCCGAGGCGCTCATTTTGGAAATGAACTTGATTAAAAAGCATGATCCGAAATACAACGTCATGCTGAAAGATGATAAAAGCTATCCGTTTATTAAAATTACCGCCGAAACACATCCGCGCCTCTTGATCACCCGTAAAGTGAAAAAAGACGGCGGCAAATATTTCGGCCCGTATCCGAACGTGCAGGCGGCGAATGAGACGAAAAAGCTGCTCGACCGTTTGTATCCGCTCCGCAAATGTTCGACGATGCCTTCGCGCGCCTGTTTGTATTACCATATGGGCCAATGCCTCGCCCCGTGCGTCAACCCGGTGTCGGACGAACAAAATAAGGCGATGGTTGAACAAATCGTCCGCTTTTTAAACGGCGGCTATGAAGACGTAAAGCGGGAGTTGGCCGAGAAAATGCACGAGACGGCGGAAGCGCTCGAATTTGAGCGGGCGAAAGAATACCGCGACCAAATCGCGGCGATTGAGATGACGATGGAAAAGCAAAAAATGATGTTCAATGATTTCATCGACCGCGATGTATTCGGCTATGCGTACGACAAGGGCTGGATGTGCGTGCAAGTGTTTTTCCTCCGCCAAGGAAAGCTGATCGAGCGCGACGTGTCCATTTTTCCGCTTTACCAAGACCCGGATGAGGAAATGCTGACGTTTTTGGGCCAGTTTTATGCGAAAGCGCATCATTTGAAGCCGAAAGAAGTCGTCCTCCCGTCCGACATTGACGGGGAGCTTGCCCGTGAATTGCTCGGCGTAGCCGTCGTCCAGCCGAAAAAAGGGAAGAAAAAAGAGCTTGTGGAGCTGGCGAGCCAAAACGCCGCCATTGCCTTGAAGGAACAGTTTTATTTCATTGAGCGCGATGAAGAGCGGACGATCAAAGCCATCGAGCGTCTCGGAGAGCGCCTCGGCATTCCAGCGCCGCGTCGCATCGAGGCGTTTGACAACTCGAACATTTACGGGGCCGATCCGGTCTCGGCGCTCGTCGTGTTCCTTGACGGCAAGCCAGCGAAAAAAGAATACCGGAAATATAAGGTAAAAACAGTGGCGGGACCGAACGATTATGAAACGATGCGCGAAGTTGTGCGCCGCCGCTATACGCGCGTGTTGAAAGAAGGATTGCCGCTTCCCGATTTGATCATCATCGACGGCGGTAAAGGCCACTTGTCGGCGGTGCGGGATGTATTGGAAAACGAGCTCGGCCTCGATGTGCCGCTGGCCGGGCTGGCGAAAGACGAAAAACACCGCACATCGGAGCTCATCGCCGGCGATCCGCCAGCCGTCGTGCCGCTTGACCGGCAAAGCCAAGAGTTTTATTTGCTGCAGCGCATTCAAGATGAAGTGCACCGGTTTGCGGTCACATTCCACCGTCAGACGCGGCAGAAGACGATGTTCCATTCCGTTCTCGATGACATCCCCGGTGTCGGAGCAAAACGGAAAAAGGCGCTATTAAACTATTTTGGCTCGGTGAAAAAGATGAAAGAAGCGACGATTGAAGAGTTGCAACAGGCGAACATCCCGCGGGCGGTGGCGGAGAAAATTTACGAGAAGCTGCATGAATAG
- a CDS encoding succinate dehydrogenase cytochrome b558 subunit: MAGNREFYYRRLHSLLGVIPVGVFLVQHLVVNHFATRGPEAFNRAAAFMANLPFRIFLEIFIIFLPLLFHAVYGIYIAFTAKFNTRQYGYFRNWMFMLQRITGIITLIFVVWHVYETRVQAAFGAEVNYDMMANIVDNPFMLWFYIIGILSTVFHFANGLWSFFVSWGLTVSPRSQQVFTYITMIIFVALSIVGIRAILAFA, encoded by the coding sequence ATGGCAGGGAATCGCGAGTTTTATTATCGCCGGCTCCATTCGCTGCTCGGGGTTATCCCCGTTGGGGTGTTTTTAGTGCAGCACTTGGTCGTCAACCATTTTGCGACGCGCGGGCCGGAAGCGTTTAACCGGGCGGCTGCGTTTATGGCAAACTTGCCGTTCCGTATTTTCTTGGAAATTTTCATTATTTTCCTTCCATTGCTGTTCCACGCGGTATACGGCATTTACATCGCGTTTACAGCCAAATTCAACACGCGCCAGTACGGCTATTTCCGCAACTGGATGTTCATGCTTCAGCGGATTACGGGCATTATCACATTGATTTTTGTCGTCTGGCACGTGTATGAAACAAGGGTGCAAGCCGCGTTTGGCGCTGAAGTGAATTATGATATGATGGCCAATATTGTCGATAATCCGTTTATGCTTTGGTTTTATATTATCGGCATTTTGTCGACCGTCTTTCACTTCGCCAACGGTTTATGGTCGTTCTTCGTCAGCTGGGGTTTAACGGTATCCCCTCGTTCACAGCAAGTGTTCACGTACATTACGATGATCATCTTTGTCGCGCTTTCGATTGTCGGCATTCGCGCCATTTTGGCTTTTGCGTAA